One stretch of Chelonia mydas isolate rCheMyd1 chromosome 21, rCheMyd1.pri.v2, whole genome shotgun sequence DNA includes these proteins:
- the LOC122463502 gene encoding uncharacterized protein LOC122463502 encodes MFVAAESVPERSWHSQHCSAGSSGVRPWRLGAAESICNGMRLRLNPPPTVTGNSRVCLQWLGAGGFPLLPAVAEGCLWRLGALGSTHGGRELSGVLAAAGSCGVRLRWQGPVGVPPPPMAAGSSRVCETVGSICNYAGLRGPHTINGCLEFLGPHAAAGSCRVRTQWCGPVGAVLLPMVLGAPGSACGSCGVPLQWLGAVGPCPRPQWLGAPGSLCHMWQMGVLGYTCGGWELRGPSAMARGCGTPESACSGWELQGSASCSGCGSWKLCRPTVGVPLSHAAAGSYRGASKMAWVYGVLVSPVAAGNSRFFPWWLGPIGSPTCLQRLGAACGSWELQGPPVTYGAWELWGVPTAAGSSGGLPLLTVAGSCAVHLLWHGPGGAPLPPMAAGSCRGPLPPAVADNYGAPTG; translated from the coding sequence tcttggcattcacaacattgctcagctgggagctctggtgtCCGAccgtggcggctgggagctgcggagtccaTCTGCAATGGCATGAGGCTGCGGCTTAACCCGCCACCCACGGTGACTGGGAACTCCAGGGTCTGCCTGCAGTggttgggagctggggggttccCTTTGTTGCCTGCAGTGGCTGAAGGCTGCCTGTggaggctgggagctctggggtccaCCCATGGTGGCAGAGAGCTCTCGGGTGTgcttgcagcagctgggagctgcggggtccgTCTGCGGTGGCAGGGGCCTGTAGGAGTTCCCCCACCACCTATGgctgctgggagctccagggtctgCGAAACTGTGGGGTCTATTTGTAATTATGCAGGGCTGCGGGGTCCCCACACCATCAATGGCTGTTTGGAATTCCTGGGTCCAcacgcagcagctgggagctgcagggtccgtACTCAGTGGTGTGGACCTGTGGGGGCTGTCCTGCTGCCCATGgtgctgggagctccagggtctgcctgtgggagctgtggggttcccctgcagtggctgggagctgtggggccctgcccccgcccacagTGGCTGGGCGCTCCTGGGTCCCTCTGCCACATGTGGCAAATGGGAGTTCTGGGGTACacctgtggtggctgggagctacGTGGTCCATCTGCAATGGCACGGGGCTGTGGAACTCCAGAGTCTGCCtgcagcggctgggagctgcagggttctgCTTCCTGCAGCGGCTGTGGCAGCTGGAAGCTGTGCCGCCCTACAGTTGGGGTCCCTCTGTCAcatgcagcagctgggagttACAGGGGTGCATCTAAAATGGCATGGGTCTATGGGGTCCTCGTGTCACCTGTGGCTGCTGGGAATTCCAGGTTCTTCCCATGGTGGCTGGGACCTATAGGGTCCCCCACCTGCCTGCAGCGACTGGGGGCTgcctgtggcagctgggagctccagggtccccctgtcACATATGGtgcctgggagctctggggtgtgcccactgcagctgggagttctGGGGGGCTCCCGCTGCTCACAGTAGCTGGGAGCTGTGCAGTCCATCTGTTGTGGCATGGGCCTGGGGGAGCTCCCCTGCCACCcatggctgctgggagctgcaggggacccCTGCCGCCAGCGGTGGCTGATAACTATGGGGCCCCCACTGGCTGA